From Flavobacterium sp. 102, a single genomic window includes:
- a CDS encoding CYTH domain-containing protein, giving the protein MKNLEFKASISNLKEYEEKLLTLHPKFLGTELQTDTYFNATNGRLKLRESNLKNILINYYREESSGTKIAEVMLYQHDPNIMLKEILTEQLGVKVIVNKKRKKYSIKNAVFHFDIVADLGTFLEVEVTETEELFSLEKMQIEIDQYLQFFELKKDQLISASYSELLMDIEK; this is encoded by the coding sequence ATGAAAAATTTAGAATTTAAAGCCTCAATCAGCAATCTTAAGGAGTATGAAGAAAAATTACTAACGCTACATCCTAAATTTCTAGGAACCGAACTACAAACGGACACCTACTTCAACGCTACAAACGGCCGCCTGAAATTAAGGGAAAGCAATTTAAAAAACATATTAATCAACTACTACCGAGAAGAAAGTTCAGGGACAAAAATTGCAGAAGTAATGCTCTACCAACATGATCCTAACATAATGCTGAAAGAAATACTCACAGAACAATTGGGTGTAAAAGTAATTGTCAACAAAAAGCGAAAAAAATACAGTATCAAGAATGCTGTTTTTCATTTCGATATTGTGGCTGATTTAGGTACCTTCTTAGAGGTTGAAGTAACAGAGACAGAGGAATTATTTTCACTCGAAAAAATGCAAATAGAAATTGATCAATACCTGCAGTTTTTCGAACTGAAAAAAGACCAACTGATCAGTGCGTCTTACAGTGAGTTGTTGATGGACATAGAAAAATAA
- a CDS encoding alginate export family protein, whose protein sequence is MKKYIVKTVMIGWLAITTTSAQNKISWLRYDDDFTTLKKDTVKKGLDKVKYISLGNNNNISFGGEFRDQLQYYDNLNFGDVPPTYAKTDVFQHLRRIMIHTNIELGNHFRFFMQLNHTSRDFNDNPVTPEIDENQLSLHQAFGELKLTHWNFRLGQQEIFYGNHRLITFREGPNTRQAFDGLVIKRKFKKGTLDFFAVSKVISKQYVFDDESMHDGLLGIYGTQFYANHKLGLDYYLVNFQSRNRMYNYQAGYENRQTGGIRFFSNLKTVNFEFEGAYQTGTFNDLTIAAYTVLADINLSVFPSKKGVIGFAANIASGDKDNTDDKLNTYNLLYAKPAYGLVAPIGATNMVSLSPYLKINPIQKLNVLAQVFFLGRNSNQDGTYSPGMVQNRPTPNAFLASDKKTLGQLYVMETTYQQTKKLSLSLDTSYSKAGSYPKATGNGADILYLSLKSTFRF, encoded by the coding sequence ATGAAAAAATATATAGTGAAAACTGTAATGATTGGTTGGTTGGCAATAACAACAACCTCAGCCCAAAACAAAATCAGCTGGCTGCGTTACGACGATGACTTTACCACACTAAAAAAAGACACCGTTAAAAAGGGATTAGATAAAGTAAAGTACATCTCCTTAGGAAACAACAACAACATCTCTTTTGGTGGCGAATTTCGCGATCAGCTGCAGTACTATGATAACCTTAATTTTGGCGATGTTCCTCCAACCTATGCCAAAACCGATGTCTTCCAACACCTACGCCGAATTATGATACATACCAATATAGAACTGGGAAATCATTTTCGCTTTTTCATGCAGCTAAACCACACCTCGCGAGATTTTAATGACAATCCTGTGACACCCGAAATTGATGAAAACCAACTCAGCCTCCATCAAGCCTTTGGCGAATTGAAATTAACCCATTGGAATTTCCGTTTAGGACAGCAGGAAATATTCTACGGCAATCATCGTTTAATCACTTTCAGAGAAGGACCCAATACCCGTCAGGCTTTTGATGGATTGGTCATAAAAAGAAAATTTAAAAAGGGTACGCTTGACTTCTTTGCCGTTTCTAAAGTCATTTCAAAACAATATGTCTTTGATGATGAAAGCATGCACGATGGCTTATTAGGAATTTATGGCACACAGTTCTATGCCAATCACAAACTTGGGTTGGACTACTATTTGGTCAACTTTCAATCACGTAACAGAATGTACAATTATCAAGCGGGGTACGAAAACAGACAAACCGGCGGTATCCGCTTCTTTTCCAACTTAAAAACTGTAAACTTTGAATTCGAAGGAGCATACCAAACAGGGACATTCAATGACCTAACCATTGCGGCCTATACTGTCTTAGCAGATATAAACCTTTCCGTATTCCCTTCAAAAAAAGGAGTAATTGGATTCGCTGCAAATATAGCTTCCGGAGACAAAGACAATACTGATGATAAATTGAATACTTATAATTTATTATACGCCAAACCGGCTTATGGCCTGGTAGCACCAATCGGAGCCACCAATATGGTCAGTTTGTCTCCTTATTTGAAAATCAATCCGATACAAAAGCTGAATGTCTTGGCGCAAGTATTTTTCTTGGGAAGAAACAGCAACCAAGACGGTACCTATTCCCCGGGGATGGTTCAAAACCGTCCTACACCCAATGCGTTTTTAGCTTCAGACAAGAAAACATTGGGACAACTCTATGTCATGGAAACTACCTACCAGCAAACAAAAAAATTATCTTTATCTTTGGATACATCTTATTCCAAAGCAGGAAGTTACCCTAAAGCTACAGGGAATGGTGCTGATATTCTATATCTGTCCCTTAAATCAACGTTTAGATTTTAA
- a CDS encoding short chain dehydrogenase, which produces MKIIIVGATGTMGTHLVKALENEHEIIKVASKGGDIEADITSTASIEKMFQQVGTFDALISTAGPTFVGPWAKLNDTTFRQGVEGKMMGQINLVLIGQKYINPKGSFTLITGALTHEPQVNFANASAANGAVEGFVRGAAIELENGIRINAVSPTVIENSPQYFPYFPGEMPTTMRQLEFMFRKSVFGKVTGQVITP; this is translated from the coding sequence ATGAAAATCATTATTGTAGGCGCAACCGGTACCATGGGAACCCACTTAGTAAAAGCCTTAGAAAACGAGCACGAAATAATCAAAGTAGCTTCTAAAGGCGGCGACATCGAAGCGGATATCACCTCAACAGCATCCATCGAAAAGATGTTCCAACAAGTAGGCACATTTGATGCTTTAATTTCAACGGCCGGACCAACATTCGTAGGGCCTTGGGCCAAATTAAACGACACTACGTTCAGACAAGGGGTAGAAGGTAAAATGATGGGGCAAATCAACTTAGTACTGATTGGTCAGAAATACATTAATCCAAAAGGGTCGTTTACTTTAATCACAGGAGCTTTAACCCACGAACCTCAGGTAAACTTTGCCAATGCCTCAGCGGCCAATGGTGCGGTGGAAGGATTTGTTCGTGGAGCAGCCATTGAATTAGAAAACGGTATCCGTATCAATGCGGTTAGCCCAACGGTTATCGAAAACTCACCACAGTACTTCCCTTACTTCCCGGGAGAAATGCCAACCACCATGAGACAACTGGAATTCATGTTCCGCAAAAGTGTGTTTGGAAAAGTAACCGGACAGGTAATCACACCTTAA
- a CDS encoding NAD(P)/FAD-dependent oxidoreductase, whose amino-acid sequence MKTDSKQFDAIIIGGSYSGLAAGMALGRALKQVLIIDSGKPCNVQTPHSHNFLTQDGNTPKGIASLGKQQVEKYPNVTFFNGIAATGSKIEKGFEIITETGEKFLASKLIFATGIKDVMPKIDGFSECWGITTIHCPYCHGYEVRNTKTGILGNGDYAYELSKMISNWTKDLTIYTNGQSILTVEQRTKLQKHNIAVVDKEILKLDHTKGQLQNVVFTDGTKTPLTALYSPRPFVQHCTIPESLGCEITEDGYIKVNGFQETTVAGVYACGDNTTRMRTVANAVAMGTTAGMSASKKLILEQF is encoded by the coding sequence ATGAAAACAGATAGCAAACAGTTTGACGCCATTATTATCGGCGGAAGCTATTCGGGTTTAGCAGCAGGCATGGCACTAGGAAGAGCTTTAAAACAAGTCTTAATTATTGACAGTGGTAAGCCATGCAATGTCCAAACACCTCACTCACACAATTTCCTTACTCAGGATGGTAATACTCCAAAAGGAATTGCCTCTTTAGGAAAACAACAAGTAGAAAAATATCCTAATGTCACGTTTTTTAATGGGATTGCTGCTACCGGAAGTAAAATTGAAAAAGGATTTGAAATCATTACAGAAACAGGCGAAAAATTCTTGGCATCAAAACTAATCTTCGCCACAGGCATTAAAGATGTAATGCCAAAAATTGATGGATTCTCAGAATGCTGGGGAATAACCACTATACATTGCCCCTACTGTCATGGTTATGAAGTGCGCAATACAAAAACAGGAATTTTAGGAAATGGTGATTATGCTTATGAGCTTTCCAAAATGATTTCCAATTGGACAAAAGATTTGACCATTTATACCAATGGCCAATCCATTTTAACGGTGGAGCAAAGAACTAAGTTGCAAAAACACAACATTGCAGTAGTAGATAAAGAAATCCTAAAACTGGACCACACCAAAGGACAACTGCAAAATGTGGTGTTTACCGATGGAACAAAAACACCATTAACTGCCTTGTATTCGCCCAGACCATTTGTACAACATTGTACCATTCCCGAATCCTTAGGATGCGAAATAACTGAAGATGGCTATATCAAAGTTAATGGATTTCAGGAAACCACTGTAGCCGGTGTTTACGCTTGTGGTGACAATACCACCCGCATGAGAACCGTGGCCAATGCCGTAGCCATGGGAACTACTGCAGGCATGTCTGCCAGCAAAAAACTGATTTTAGAACAATTTTAA
- a CDS encoding AraC family transcriptional regulator, with protein sequence MENIPIRRIKGQNEPQLSGSFTIRDITPLLLEKDMIQELHRHDFYYILVVKKGTGSHEIDFTTYDVNDHTVFMMRPGQVHQLALKANSTGYLIQFKTDFLYSHNSASQNHLTKLIQYNTYQLEPEGFAKIEGVLGEAIKEYTEKAKGYQEVLKANLSIFLIELLRQRQLKVMPAAQSSPYAQEKLEQFLELVEAKCTTHKQVSQYTDLLHLSSYQLSAITKNLLNKTPSEIINDYLILEAKRQLLATSNQINQIAYNLGYEDASYFTRFFKKHTAASPEAFRQNSK encoded by the coding sequence GTGGAAAACATTCCGATACGACGAATAAAGGGACAAAATGAACCCCAACTCTCCGGTAGTTTTACTATCAGGGATATCACGCCTTTGTTGCTTGAAAAAGACATGATTCAGGAATTGCACCGACATGATTTTTACTATATACTGGTGGTAAAAAAAGGAACCGGCAGCCACGAAATTGACTTTACCACTTACGACGTAAACGACCATACTGTTTTTATGATGCGTCCCGGTCAAGTGCACCAACTTGCGTTGAAAGCCAACAGCACGGGCTATCTGATACAATTTAAAACAGATTTTTTATACTCCCATAACAGTGCCTCGCAAAACCATTTAACCAAATTGATCCAATACAATACCTACCAACTGGAACCGGAAGGATTTGCTAAAATCGAAGGGGTTTTAGGGGAAGCAATAAAGGAATATACCGAGAAAGCCAAAGGATACCAGGAAGTACTGAAAGCCAACCTGAGTATTTTCCTTATCGAATTGCTGAGACAACGGCAGCTTAAAGTAATGCCTGCCGCGCAAAGCAGTCCTTATGCACAGGAAAAATTGGAACAATTTCTGGAACTCGTAGAAGCCAAGTGTACAACACACAAACAGGTCTCTCAGTACACCGACTTACTACACCTGTCTTCCTATCAACTCAGTGCCATCACAAAGAACTTATTAAACAAAACACCCTCTGAGATTATAAATGATTATCTCATACTGGAGGCCAAGCGCCAACTTTTGGCGACTTCCAATCAAATCAACCAAATTGCCTACAATCTGGGCTATGAAGATGCTTCTTATTTTACCCGATTTTTTAAGAAACATACTGCCGCTTCACCGGAAGCCTTCCGACAAAACTCTAAATAA